A window of the Streptomyces sp. JB150 genome harbors these coding sequences:
- a CDS encoding ADP-ribosylglycohydrolase family protein yields the protein MAPTACIPSAPAPGDAAGLRERARGALLGLAVGDALGAPAENMKPSEIRARWGRITGYVTDTPAGTDDTEYAIFSGLLLARHGSALTPAHVEAAWHEWIADRAEGPFRGAGFSERGTLENLRRGLAAPISAQHRHAWSDGLAMRAAPHGVFAAGRPAEAARLVAIDGSVSHDGEGIYGGQAVAAGVAAAMAGASPIAVVASALAVVPDDSWTARSLRRAVTVAHRGERAVRSAVVIGGYPWTDLAPEAVALAFGAYAAADGDFKEAVLTAVNMGRDADTTAAVAGALAGATQGASAIPPDWASAIGPARGSCLPAMAGHHVLAIADLLTPAAAAPPPRHDAKVTP from the coding sequence ATGGCACCGACCGCCTGCATTCCCTCGGCCCCGGCACCCGGCGACGCCGCCGGCCTGCGCGAACGGGCCCGCGGCGCGCTGCTCGGTCTGGCCGTCGGGGACGCGCTGGGAGCCCCCGCCGAGAACATGAAACCGTCCGAGATCCGCGCCCGCTGGGGCCGGATCACCGGTTACGTCACCGACACCCCGGCCGGCACCGACGACACCGAGTACGCGATCTTCTCGGGCCTGCTCCTGGCCCGGCACGGCTCCGCGCTCACCCCGGCGCACGTGGAGGCCGCCTGGCACGAGTGGATCGCCGACCGCGCGGAGGGCCCCTTCCGGGGCGCGGGCTTCAGCGAGCGCGGCACCCTGGAGAATTTGCGCCGCGGCCTCGCCGCGCCCATCTCCGCCCAGCACCGGCACGCCTGGAGCGACGGCCTGGCCATGCGCGCGGCCCCGCACGGCGTCTTCGCCGCCGGCCGCCCCGCCGAGGCCGCGCGCCTCGTCGCGATCGACGGCTCGGTCAGCCACGACGGCGAGGGCATCTACGGCGGCCAGGCGGTCGCGGCGGGCGTCGCCGCGGCCATGGCGGGCGCCTCGCCCATCGCGGTCGTCGCCTCCGCCCTCGCCGTCGTCCCCGACGATTCCTGGACGGCCCGCTCCCTGCGCCGCGCGGTGACCGTCGCCCACCGGGGCGAGCGCGCGGTCCGCTCGGCGGTCGTCATCGGCGGCTACCCGTGGACCGACCTCGCCCCCGAGGCGGTCGCCCTCGCCTTCGGCGCGTACGCCGCCGCCGACGGCGACTTCAAGGAGGCGGTGCTGACCGCCGTCAACATGGGCCGCGACGCCGACACCACGGCCGCCGTCGCCGGCGCGCTCGCCGGCGCGACCCAGGGCGCGTCCGCCATCCCCCCGGACTGGGCGTCCGCCATCGGCCCCGCCCGCGGCAGCTGCCTGCCCGCGATGGCCGGCCACCACGTCCTGGCCATCGCGGACCTGCTCACCCCCGCGGCGGCCGCACCGCCCCCACGACACGACGCGAAGGTGACGCCATGA
- a CDS encoding ADP-ribosylglycohydrolase family protein, translated as MGLAAGDAAGWPAARHRAARMPDWTRRLTRELDTFAEHNATTTLPVPIALNQPPEPLRLGPSDDAEWAVFAAEAVLRAGDDTVLGDLSRDRRMRAAIDLTWNAVASEVAAAAERAPEIESAVLPLRARISVRAGLGNLAAGLRPPASGHDNPHYFDDAACVRACVLAVAHPGDPKAAADLAEFDARYTQDGDGVHGARAMAAAVALALSGADARACATAALAELPRETEIGRNARHALRLAADADSAFALIPLLEHQIVDHVYSYGIAAAETVPVALALTVAAHGRIAEAIPAAACLSRVADSAPALAGALSGALGGGAALPAAWRDACRTLPGCVLPRLTGTDLVELAELLEAAQPAPPGG; from the coding sequence CTGGGCCTGGCCGCAGGCGACGCCGCCGGCTGGCCCGCGGCTCGCCACCGCGCCGCCCGCATGCCCGACTGGACCCGCCGCCTCACCCGCGAACTGGACACCTTCGCCGAGCACAACGCCACCACCACCCTCCCCGTCCCCATCGCCCTGAACCAGCCCCCGGAACCCCTCCGCCTCGGCCCCTCCGACGACGCCGAGTGGGCGGTGTTCGCCGCGGAGGCGGTCCTGCGGGCCGGCGACGACACCGTCCTCGGCGATCTCAGCCGGGACCGCCGCATGCGCGCCGCGATCGACCTCACCTGGAACGCCGTCGCGAGCGAGGTCGCCGCCGCGGCCGAGCGCGCCCCCGAGATCGAGTCCGCCGTCCTCCCCCTGCGCGCCCGCATCTCCGTACGCGCCGGCCTCGGCAACCTCGCCGCGGGCCTGCGCCCGCCCGCCTCCGGCCACGACAACCCGCACTACTTCGACGACGCGGCCTGCGTCCGCGCCTGTGTCCTCGCGGTCGCCCACCCCGGCGACCCGAAGGCCGCCGCCGACCTCGCGGAGTTCGACGCCCGCTACACCCAGGACGGCGACGGCGTGCACGGCGCCCGCGCGATGGCCGCCGCGGTGGCGCTCGCGCTGTCCGGCGCGGACGCGCGGGCCTGCGCGACGGCCGCGCTCGCCGAGCTGCCGCGGGAGACGGAGATCGGCCGCAACGCCCGGCACGCCCTGCGCCTCGCGGCGGACGCGGACAGCGCGTTCGCCCTGATCCCCCTCCTGGAGCACCAGATCGTCGACCACGTCTACAGCTACGGCATCGCCGCCGCCGAGACCGTCCCCGTCGCCCTCGCGCTCACCGTCGCCGCGCACGGCCGGATCGCCGAGGCGATCCCCGCGGCGGCCTGCCTGTCCCGGGTCGCCGACTCGGCCCCGGCCCTCGCGGGCGCCCTCAGCGGCGCGCTGGGCGGCGGCGCGGCGCTCCCCGCGGCCTGGCGGGACGCCTGCCGCACCCTCCCCGGCTGCGTCCTGCCCCGCCTCACCGGCACCGACCTGGTGGAACTCGCCGAACTCCTGGAAGCCGCACAACCGGCCCCACCAGGAGGATGA